In Fimbriimonadaceae bacterium, the following are encoded in one genomic region:
- a CDS encoding TetR/AcrR family transcriptional regulator: MNATHDPVREEILDAAAELFEHYSYRKTTVEEIAQKAGVGKGTIYLHFESKEEIGLAWLHRIHQEMLISLLETVEGTGSALDRLEEFLVQRVMLRDAIFRQHRRSLDEALESLRGMLDEHRHRFHAQEAALIARLIDEAAREGEARQTGESSDRLGETLVVATNSLLPYRVRTEQVPPRKTIEDHARRVSALLRQALQKPQEINHG; encoded by the coding sequence ATGAACGCGACTCACGATCCCGTTCGGGAAGAGATACTCGACGCCGCCGCCGAGCTCTTCGAGCACTACAGCTATCGGAAGACGACCGTCGAGGAGATCGCCCAGAAAGCCGGCGTCGGCAAGGGCACGATCTACCTTCACTTCGAGAGCAAGGAGGAGATCGGACTCGCGTGGCTGCACCGAATCCACCAGGAGATGCTGATCTCCCTTCTCGAGACGGTCGAGGGGACGGGCAGCGCGCTCGATCGACTCGAGGAGTTCCTCGTGCAGCGGGTGATGTTGCGGGATGCGATCTTCCGCCAGCACCGAAGGAGTCTGGACGAGGCCCTCGAGAGCCTGAGAGGCATGCTCGACGAGCATCGCCACCGGTTCCACGCCCAAGAAGCCGCATTGATCGCCCGGCTCATCGACGAGGCTGCTCGGGAAGGGGAGGCGCGCCAGACCGGCGAGTCGTCCGACCGGCTGGGCGAGACGTTGGTGGTCGCCACCAACTCGCTGCTTCCCTACCGTGTGCGAACAGAACAGGTCCCCCCGCGCAAGACGATCGAGGACCATGCGCGCCGCGTCTCCGCGCTCCTGCGCCAAGCCCTTCAGAAGCCGCAAGAGATCAATCATGGATGA
- a CDS encoding DHA2 family efflux MFS transporter permease subunit encodes MEEPLNPNRWIILVGLILAAVMEVLDTTIVNVSLPQMAGNLGATTEEIGWVATGYILSNVVVLPLTAWLSFRFGRKRYLGASILLFVGASFFCGTSTSLVSLVGWRIVQGAGGAALLSTAQATIREIFPREQQGLVQSIYVLGIIVAPTLGPTVGGWITDNYSWHWNFLINVPIGLLAFFLVFSFLEDSTFHMKVQKLDVAGILLLTSGLGCLQYALESGNDKGWFESSAIVWPFLIASITLPIFVWWQLSPRNEQPVVNLRVLRNRELSAALVLFVVLGFGLYGGVFIFPLFAQSVMGLSPTETGLSMLPGGIATGIAAITVGRLLNGPRPRFDPRLSIVLGLGLFVTSMFDLGSLPAYAGSGDVQLALIVRGFGLGMLFVPINLAAFATLRGAEIAQGAAMLNLSRQIGGTFGIAALGSFITRQAAYARVDLLSNLYAGNPALQQRIEGAAQALVARGYSPAGAHQAAFALIDRSVSVQAHTIAFNSGFILIGIVSIVSSVAILALRKPEPLPRAA; translated from the coding sequence ATGGAGGAGCCGCTGAACCCCAACCGGTGGATCATCCTCGTCGGGCTGATCCTCGCCGCGGTCATGGAGGTGCTCGACACCACGATCGTCAACGTGTCGCTGCCTCAAATGGCGGGAAACCTCGGTGCGACGACCGAGGAGATCGGCTGGGTGGCGACCGGCTACATCCTCAGCAACGTGGTGGTGTTGCCCCTCACGGCGTGGCTTTCATTCCGATTCGGCCGCAAACGCTACCTGGGCGCGTCCATTCTCCTCTTCGTGGGGGCTTCATTCTTCTGCGGCACCTCCACGTCGTTGGTGTCGCTCGTGGGATGGCGGATTGTCCAAGGCGCCGGGGGCGCCGCGCTGCTCTCCACTGCGCAGGCGACGATTCGCGAGATCTTCCCACGCGAGCAGCAGGGCCTGGTCCAGTCCATCTACGTGCTGGGCATCATCGTGGCGCCCACCCTCGGCCCAACGGTGGGTGGGTGGATCACCGACAACTACTCCTGGCACTGGAACTTCCTGATCAACGTGCCCATCGGCCTCTTGGCGTTCTTCCTCGTCTTCTCCTTCCTGGAAGATTCGACCTTCCACATGAAGGTCCAGAAGCTCGACGTCGCGGGCATCCTGCTCTTGACGTCCGGGCTGGGCTGCCTCCAGTACGCCCTGGAGTCTGGCAACGACAAAGGCTGGTTCGAAAGTTCTGCCATCGTGTGGCCGTTTCTCATCGCCTCCATCACCCTTCCGATCTTCGTGTGGTGGCAGCTCTCGCCGCGGAACGAACAGCCAGTGGTGAATCTGCGGGTCCTGCGCAATCGGGAGCTCTCGGCGGCACTCGTGCTGTTCGTGGTGTTGGGATTCGGTCTCTACGGCGGGGTTTTCATCTTCCCGTTGTTCGCCCAGTCGGTCATGGGGCTCTCTCCAACCGAGACCGGGCTTTCGATGCTTCCCGGAGGGATTGCCACGGGGATCGCCGCGATCACGGTGGGCCGTTTGCTGAACGGCCCCCGGCCCCGTTTCGACCCTCGCCTTTCCATCGTGCTGGGATTGGGACTGTTCGTCACGTCGATGTTCGACCTGGGTTCCCTCCCCGCCTACGCGGGCTCCGGCGACGTCCAACTGGCGCTTATCGTGCGCGGTTTCGGCCTGGGAATGCTCTTCGTGCCGATCAACCTCGCCGCGTTTGCGACGCTCCGCGGGGCCGAGATCGCTCAAGGCGCCGCCATGTTGAATCTGAGCCGACAGATCGGAGGGACGTTCGGCATCGCGGCCCTTGGGAGCTTCATCACGCGGCAGGCGGCCTACGCGCGCGTGGATCTGCTCTCCAATCTCTATGCGGGCAATCCCGCACTCCAGCAGCGCATCGAGGGCGCAGCACAAGCGCTCGTGGCTCGCGGGTATTCGCCCGCCGGCGCCCACCAGGCAGCCTTTGCCCTGATCGATCGGAGCGTCTCCGTCCAGGCCCACACCATCGCCTTCAACAGCGGGTTCATCCTGATCGGGATCGTGTCGATCGTCTCCTCCGTGGCGATCTTGGCGTTGCGAAAGCCCGAACCCCTTCCACGAGCCGCGTAG
- a CDS encoding M55 family metallopeptidase, with protein MRVYISADIEGVTGVVTWGQTGGPRSEHYDWPHARRMMTHDVNAAIRGARAAGATRIVVKDSHGGGKNLLVSDLEAGVELLSGSGSGALGMMEGVDAGFDCAMLVGYHAMAGTTAGVMEHTISGNVHRYWINGMPAGEIAMSAATAGVCEVPLVLVSSDEAGCREAEELVPALKTAVTKHGIGRYMGRLLHPSETGPRIEAAAGDAVRSAGSIAPWVPQSPVVAKIEFNRSEEADAACQLLEWERIDAYTVVCTAPDWPTAHVASRRAMAAAGTGASNNG; from the coding sequence ATGAGGGTCTACATTTCCGCCGACATCGAAGGAGTCACGGGGGTGGTCACTTGGGGTCAAACGGGGGGTCCCCGCTCCGAGCACTACGATTGGCCGCACGCCCGCCGGATGATGACCCACGACGTGAACGCCGCGATCCGAGGGGCGCGGGCCGCGGGTGCAACCCGAATCGTGGTGAAGGACAGCCACGGGGGCGGCAAGAACCTCCTCGTCTCCGATCTCGAAGCGGGCGTCGAGCTGCTCTCGGGCTCCGGAAGCGGGGCTCTGGGGATGATGGAGGGGGTCGACGCGGGTTTCGACTGCGCGATGCTGGTCGGCTACCACGCGATGGCGGGGACGACCGCGGGCGTGATGGAGCACACGATCAGTGGAAACGTCCATCGGTACTGGATCAACGGGATGCCCGCAGGCGAAATCGCCATGAGCGCGGCGACGGCGGGTGTCTGCGAGGTTCCGCTGGTGCTGGTCAGCAGCGACGAGGCCGGATGCCGCGAGGCCGAGGAGTTGGTGCCCGCGCTGAAGACCGCGGTGACCAAACACGGCATCGGCCGTTACATGGGCCGTTTGCTGCACCCCTCCGAGACGGGGCCCCGGATCGAAGCGGCGGCGGGGGATGCGGTCCGTTCGGCGGGGAGCATCGCGCCGTGGGTGCCTCAAAGCCCCGTGGTGGCGAAGATCGAGTTCAACCGCTCCGAAGAGGCGGACGCCGCGTGCCAGCTCTTGGAGTGGGAGCGGATCGATGCCTACACGGTCGTGTGTACGGCGCCCGACTGGCCCACCGCGCACGTCGCTTCGCGCCGCGCCATGGCCGCCGCAGGCACCGGCGCCTCCAACAACGGCTAG
- a CDS encoding thioredoxin fold domain-containing protein, which produces MVPLKVNAEKEGVALAKQYHVQGYPTILFVDAKGELVGKIGGYMPPEGFSEEMAKALKLHKSLPSVLAKLKANPNDPEANAQMVAISAAREKPDQALAQLARAEKGHYKGPALAPAYNAVGDYYQTSGDLDKAIGYFKKADAASLNANDRAYALISLMVCHQGNRDVASAKAVAKRLVALEGAPKEYVQMAQDLLKGG; this is translated from the coding sequence TTGGTGCCGCTCAAAGTCAACGCAGAAAAAGAGGGCGTCGCCCTCGCCAAACAGTATCACGTCCAGGGTTATCCCACGATCCTGTTCGTCGACGCCAAGGGGGAACTCGTCGGAAAGATCGGCGGCTACATGCCCCCCGAAGGGTTCTCAGAGGAGATGGCCAAGGCGCTGAAGCTCCACAAGTCGCTCCCAAGCGTCCTTGCGAAGCTCAAGGCCAACCCGAACGACCCGGAAGCCAACGCGCAGATGGTCGCCATTTCGGCGGCTCGCGAAAAGCCGGACCAGGCCCTCGCCCAACTGGCACGGGCCGAGAAGGGCCACTACAAGGGCCCCGCGCTCGCGCCGGCGTACAACGCCGTCGGCGACTACTACCAAACGTCCGGCGACCTTGACAAGGCCATCGGCTACTTCAAGAAGGCGGATGCGGCGTCGCTGAACGCGAACGACCGCGCTTACGCGCTCATCTCGCTCATGGTGTGCCACCAGGGCAATCGGGACGTGGCCTCGGCCAAGGCCGTGGCCAAACGACTCGTCGCCCTCGAAGGCGCGCCGAAGGAGTACGTTCAAATGGCCCAGGACCTCCTCAAGGGCGGCTAA
- a CDS encoding HlyD family efflux transporter periplasmic adaptor subunit: MDESPSPPSKRKRGVAVAKILIPLAVVIALGYGVRQWIWLHGHESTDNAQVASDLVQIAPQVTGIVSEVLVSENEEVHAGQLLARLDDSKLRAQVSAARANLEAAIADARAAGVDVDFSKTMAEASKLSADGDRAQAQAGVLAAEAGIGSAAAALLGSQADAQGAASLLDDAKAQVALARQSLERTDAGVTAAQAQLRAAKTSVASAEASISAAQTGATVAARDLARLKLLESQGAVSREQLDQGLAREAQASAGLQVAQQQLAMARALVDQRQAELESALVARKLAQTAIDQAQVHLRTVRHDLDSAKARADLAKQKTTGAQAELAAAKGRRTSAAGELSQAAGAQLMVGQKEAAWQQAQAKVDQARAALESAELDLAHARIVAPRAGRVSKKLGAVGDLVAVGQPLMSIVPAGGLYIVANFKETQMVNIRSGEPVEIELDAYPGRTIAGRIDSTSAATGSTFSLLPPDNATGNFVKVVQRVPVKIVFADDSKLEGLRVGMSALVTVAVK; encoded by the coding sequence ATGGATGAATCCCCCAGCCCGCCCTCCAAACGCAAGCGCGGCGTCGCCGTCGCCAAGATCCTGATCCCGCTGGCGGTCGTCATCGCGCTGGGCTACGGCGTACGCCAGTGGATCTGGCTCCATGGGCATGAATCTACGGACAACGCGCAGGTCGCCTCCGATCTCGTCCAGATCGCGCCTCAGGTGACCGGAATCGTTTCCGAAGTTCTCGTCTCCGAAAACGAAGAGGTCCATGCCGGGCAGTTGCTCGCCCGACTCGACGACTCCAAGCTCCGAGCGCAAGTCTCCGCAGCGCGGGCAAACCTCGAAGCCGCGATTGCCGATGCCCGGGCGGCAGGAGTCGACGTCGACTTCTCGAAGACCATGGCCGAGGCCAGCAAGCTCTCCGCAGACGGCGACCGCGCCCAAGCCCAGGCCGGGGTGTTGGCCGCCGAGGCCGGCATCGGCTCCGCCGCCGCCGCCCTGTTGGGATCCCAGGCGGACGCCCAGGGCGCCGCTTCCCTGCTGGACGACGCCAAGGCCCAGGTCGCGCTCGCCCGCCAAAGCCTCGAGCGGACCGATGCCGGGGTGACCGCCGCACAGGCCCAACTGCGGGCCGCCAAGACCTCGGTCGCCTCCGCAGAGGCATCGATCTCTGCGGCCCAAACGGGAGCGACGGTCGCCGCGCGGGATCTGGCGCGCCTCAAACTCCTTGAAAGTCAGGGCGCCGTGAGTCGGGAGCAGCTCGACCAAGGCCTTGCTCGGGAGGCGCAGGCCTCCGCGGGTCTGCAGGTCGCGCAGCAACAACTGGCCATGGCACGGGCGCTGGTCGACCAGCGCCAGGCCGAATTGGAGAGCGCCCTCGTCGCCCGGAAGCTTGCGCAGACGGCCATCGACCAAGCGCAAGTCCACCTGCGAACCGTCCGCCACGATCTTGATTCAGCCAAAGCTCGGGCAGATCTTGCCAAGCAGAAGACCACGGGGGCCCAGGCCGAGCTTGCCGCGGCCAAGGGCCGGCGGACGAGCGCGGCCGGCGAGCTGTCTCAGGCAGCCGGCGCGCAATTGATGGTCGGGCAGAAGGAGGCCGCCTGGCAGCAAGCGCAGGCGAAGGTCGATCAGGCGAGGGCGGCGCTGGAAAGTGCCGAGCTCGACCTTGCGCATGCCCGAATCGTGGCGCCGCGCGCCGGACGCGTGAGCAAGAAACTGGGGGCGGTGGGCGATCTGGTCGCCGTCGGACAACCCTTGATGTCGATCGTGCCGGCTGGCGGCTTGTACATCGTCGCCAACTTCAAGGAGACGCAGATGGTCAACATTCGGAGCGGCGAGCCCGTGGAGATCGAACTGGACGCCTACCCGGGTCGAACGATCGCGGGCCGCATCGACAGCACGTCGGCGGCGACCGGTTCAACGTTCTCCCTTCTTCCTCCGGACAATGCCACCGGGAACTTCGTGAAGGTCGTGCAGCGAGTTCCCGTCAAGATCGTGTTCGCCGACGACTCGAAACTGGAGGGGCTGCGGGTGGGCATGTCCGCTCTGGTCACCGTGGCGGTGAAATAG